Sequence from the Phragmites australis chromosome 11, lpPhrAust1.1, whole genome shotgun sequence genome:
CAAACTCCGCGCGTTTcgatttttcttcttttttttgcctCGGAAGATGGAAAAACACTCCATGAAAGCCTAAGAACAATGGCTCCTAATTGGCCGTTCGGTTCGACGGCGAGGGTCGGGCCGTCAGCCCTGCGCCTCGATGGTTGGCGACATCATCGCCGAGAACCGGCGCTTCTGGATGCGCGGCGGGAGATGCTTGTTGTACCGCTTCGGCCCGACCGTCCACGGAAGGAACACGCCGGTGCCGCTGCGGCCCATCCGCTTGCTGATgttgccgccggcgccggcgccgaaggAGGCCATCACCATGGGCCTCGCGGGCGCCGCGGCCACCATCATGACGGGAGCGCGCACGGCCATGCCCCACGCCGCCGGCGCGAGCACGGCCTGCGGCGCAGGGGCGTAGCCGACGATGGCACCGCTGCCGGGGGGTTTCTGCGCCATGCCCACGTGCGCCGCGGGGGCCGGCTGCGGCTGCCAGGGCGTCATGGCCTTGGTGGGCGACGGGAGCGGGCTGAGGTCCACCGGCGTGGACGGCCTCACCCTCGCGAACGTGATGCTCACGCGGCGGTTGGACGACGGGCACACTACGTGGCGCGCCATGTCCGCACTGTTCCCTCGCATAACTAGGAGAGACCTGCAGGTTTGAAGCGCACATTCCATGACCCACAAATAGAAAAATActactcaattttttttgtctgtcatatttgacatatgaaaataaaaaaaaacgcAATTGTTAAGCGTACCCTTGTTTAAGCGATAGTGTGAGAGGTCCCTTGTAGTTGCCGTTGCTGTCAGTGACAAGTGACCTGCCAAATGCCATTGTAGTCTCAGACAGGAGAAGAGTGGAAATGGGGTTGTCCAGATGGGGAGGCTTGAAGTAGGGTTGCGAGTGTTCATCCTGCGAAACAAAGTCACTAATGTGTCAGATGACAAGTTCTTTTTTTCTGTTTATCAAATTGGTATACCGATTCATGTGCTGCAGAAAATTCAAATGCCTAAAACTAAAACTGAGCTCCTGTAACATCATAAGAACTGCAATTAAGGCGCCTATGGTACAAAAAGGCTCTGATACTTCAGCCCGAATGCAACAGAAGCTCTACTCCTATTCCTTTGACTTGTCAAAGTTGAGGGAAGCCCGGctctttttacattttttactactaatTTCAAAATGGTTACAAAGTTTTTCAGATCAAACATATTTGAGGGATGGGAAGTGGATGTGACATTCCCCCTTCAACATAACATTTTAATGCCCACATCTTCGCATTTTCCGCATTCATAGGATTAGTCTAATTACACAAGGTGTTCCTTAGTCATTCCTTTATAATGGAGGAAGATTTAGGCTCAGCAAATTCAGTCAAGCTGTAAAATTGTTCCTTTTCTCAACGAAACACTTTTTTTTACCAATGACCAGTAACTATGGAGAAAAGCTGTACTAGAGTTCATCAATTGCAACGTCCAAAATAATTTCAGAATTTTGTGTTAGGCTCTCAATTCTGGTGAATGCTTCAAAAATCTGATCACAGATTTTATGATTTTACAAGaagcaaaaaaatatttggtttcaTCGATTGTGCTGTCATGCTTATTTTATAAGGAAACACCAACACCTACCTCATCGAAGAAGTTGATGAAGACACTGTTTGGCTTCCTGCTTTCTGGTATTAAACGCCAAAGAACAAGGTGGTCAATGACAGCCTGCAGGACAAGGGGGATCGGTTCTATGTGACCTgtggaggagaaaaagaggaCAGTTGTGAAAAAGAGGACATCATTCACAAGGGTATGCTGCACTTATAAGAATATTCTTGCCACTGTAAGGAAGTAGAGTCTTTGGAACATACAATTAGCTTCCTCTGTAGTAGGTTGAAATAATGGGACGCCTAGCTGAATGATCTCCCTCTTGTTTCCTTTGACCTGCTTGTTGaagaatatgaaggtctcacctAAATTAGAAAATAGATAATAAGCACCAAATTGAGCGTTACCAAATACTCATTTCATCAAACGGGTCATCATGCATTCACACTTCAAGAGATAAAATAGATAAACACACTGAACAAAGTTAACCGGAAATTAAATTCATTATTTTGAAGTTCAGGCAGCTTACTTGCATGTGATGATTTCGGTCAAAATCCAATAGAAACGTAGCAAGGTTGTGGGTTCTATATCAAGTCATACTCAGGAACTCAAGAAGTCTAGGAAGTTGAGGTCTTACTTGGATCAACATTTTGTCGTGCACAACTTTGGATCGACGTTAGCATGTCTTGGCACAACCTATTCCAATAAAACAGAAGCGATCTAATACGTTACTATTATTCAATTACACATTCAGTTCAAAGGTGTTTTTGTCATTAAGAGAGGTAAATTTCAAGTTAACAACACGTCAAATCAGTCAGTGTCGTAGTCACTAGGTTGATGACTTTACCTTCTTTGTCAAGTTCAATGTCTACTTTTCCTAGATTTGGATGACCGGCAGCTATCTATGAAGATACACCAGCACTAGTAATCTAGTTACATAAATTTCAACGTTTTGGATTTCGCTATTTCTATAATACGGAGTTTAGACGACAGTTGCTAGGACCTAGGACCTGTAGATATCTGAGCCAGCTAGCACAAAAGTATATCAGATGAAGCCGTCGCCACCGACAGAAAAAGTAATGAATGGGCCTGAACTAGGACCACAGTTAGATGCTATGCATAAGAGCATTTTTGGTATCTTGAAGCATCAATTGGATGATGCCGCAGGGTTTTTTTAAGGCATATACCGCAGCTTAAttaagaaaagaaatagaactAACCAGGAAGgaacagaaaaagaaaataaaaaagacaacGCAACGAGAAATCAGATACTCCATTTTGACTACATTTCATAAGCGATAAAATTGCTTTAGTGAAGCAACAAAAAACGCAACTTACCTGAAAGTTCTCCATTTCTGCCAGCCTGACGGATTTCATTAATGAAATCTGCAACTTTCATGATCTCTGATGTTGTAAACACATCTTCATATATCTTCAAGCCTTTCACAACGTTAACCTGATAACACAAGGTCAGGAATAGCAGTCAGAAAAGAGTGCCTTCACAAGAAATGAACTTTTTAGCTGAATGGAAGTGCTACTACTTCCTACAGCATCTCCTAGTCCTTCTGTACAGAAAGATTGCCGAGTGGTGTAAAGATGGAACTCGCCATGTGCCCCTTCACGGACTCCTTCGCCATGAAACCTTtctggatcttgatcctctcaGGACGGGCAATGCACTCCTCGTGGTCAGAGCAGATGGGATAGCTCTCTGGTAGGCTGTGTTCCCCTTGAGATCCTTGATCAGTATGATCTGCTAAGTAATATATATCTCAGAGATTTCCAACCATTGTTGGATATGCACTACGTGTTGCAAAAACCGAAAAACAAAGACATCAAATTCTTTAACTCTGCTATCTCGTTTCAGACAACATTTATTTTACCGGGTGATCAATTTTTTATACTGGAGAAAGCAGGAAAATTTTAGCAATCACGGATACAACCAGTGACTGCTGACATCAGAAATTTACAGACAGCAAAATATAGAAAACGTGGATATGTATGCACACTGAAAATTCAGTTGATTCTTTAATTAGCTTGGAAACAGAATTGCACGCCTAAAAGCTGATGGCTCCATCATGGTGTTCATAAAATGAGAAATAAAGATAGGATGctagaaaacataaatattTCAGTAAAATAAATATAGAAACTGTACTTGATCTTCGCTTTTCACGCATGGCATAATTAGATATTCACTTGGAGTTTGCTAGTGGGCACAGTCACTCAGCACCAACCGGTCCAGTCTATCACCCGTTTGAATTCACACAAAACGTTCTATCATCTGCTTTATCGTAAAGCATAGAAACATACTGAGCTCCATTCGATATTTCAAATATTCATCATAACGCAGGAAGAAATGATCTTGCTTTTCCAGGATTCCCAGGCTGCAGTCTTGTGGTGTCACTTTTCATGGACTACAGCATAGAGGGGGAAAAAAGGAAAGGCGCCTTCCGAGATAATAACGCGATAAAGAGAAAGAGAGTGTAGACAAGAGATTCGGCCAAGTTGAATGAAGTGTACATGGGAATTATTAGTACATGCATAAGTGTAAGGGCACGCACCAAACAGGAGTAGGGACCAGTACATGTTCAATAATTGGGCGAAGACAAGGTATAAAGATGATATTAGCCCACTCTACTTATAGCATGCCCTCCTTTCTCCTCTTTTGCATTTGTCCATCCCACGCAAAAGAAAGACAAGAATCGTTTTCCTCTCCTTCTAAAAAAAGGTCATAGTCCCTCAGTTGTCAATTTGGAAGAGATCGCAATAAATCTTTTAAATTCCAGACCGGTTGCAAAGGCTGATGTACTAACTACGGTTACAGTTCCTTTAACGTTTGGTCACTGTGGCCACTAAAATCACCGACTAACTACCGCAGCAACTCGACAAAACCTTGGAAGATGATCGCATCAGCAATGGACAGCGCATGCACTCGCCACGCTGTTGTAACCCAGATTATCAATTCCATATCATAGCTAAGCTAACCGAGCATGTGCAGAGATTCAGGAAGCTCCAAAAGCTCTACACGCGCTACCACCCACACCTGCCCCCCGGGCCTGAAGGCCGCAGGCGGCTAAAGACTTACGAATACGATAGCCGCCGCGACTTACACCGACCGAGCCCTGTGAAGACAACATGGCGCCATACGGAGACAAGAAGATCTTTCGCGAAGCTCAGCCGCCGGGTCCGCCCTACAGTACTACCGGCTGATTGGCCGGGACCCACGAGCCAGTGGCCGACGGCCAACCACGTGTGCGGTCCGGGCCCGGGGCACGGCACCAGATCCGGCCTCCACCGGTAAGTCCTGGCATCTGGAACCGATCTGGGGCCAGGTGGTCGGTCGCTCCACGGTGAGGGTCATGTGGGTCCATTAACTCGCGCGTCAGAGACGGGTTCAAGTTCACAAAGCTCACCTCACCGACCGCTCGCTCCATCAAGTGAGGAGTCACGGACTCACAAGTTTCGTCGGCTGGAGGGTGATCTGAGACCGACACATGCCCAACACATGGGCAGCAATATTCTGAACCCGCCGCGCCCGTGAAGACAAGGCTGCAGCCAATCGCAGCGCCGCTGCACACTAGCACGCACCGGACGGAGGCATATCCCTGTCTCCGTCGCGACGCGGCACGTTTCGCGACCACGCGATGCCCAGAATTAACTGGCCATGCACCTCCACTAAACGCATCGCCTAATCACCCACCCAGCGGCCGTACCGCAAGTACCACTTTCCCACCACGGGACGGGACCAGGGCAGGCCAAAAAGGGTGGAGGCGGAGCTAACCGGGGGTCGGGGGAGGGAAAAAGAGAACAAAACAGCGGTCGTTAGCGAACGACGTGACGGAAAAGCGGTAGGGTTTTTGGTTCCCGCTTGCCTCGTGATCCCGTCTcacgggcgccgccgccgcggacgcCCAAGATTGACCGACGGAGGGGCGGGACACGCAGACTAAGAATTATTGGCCTTGCGCTCCAATTCTCCGCTAACCACTAGACGTAATGGTCTGACCCGCACGCCAATTACTAGTACAATGAACTAACGTAGCTACGCGGCTTGAGCAATAGTGCCATAATTAACCAGCGTTTGAAATATTTTAATCATTTTTGGTTAGGAAAAGTATATGCGTACTAAAATTTTCCTAAGAAATAGCTACAAAGGAAACTCGTCATGTAGCCACCCTGGAcgtcctcctctccctcctaaTCAGCTGTTAATTaggcccatcactaataataaaGCTCGGTGAGCAAGAGTAAACTATTTACTTCTTCAAATTCCGATATCTTTGCAACTTCTACACATCAGATGCCTAGTACAAGCCAGACAAAAAAGTTATGCATCAAGGCAAGTAAGTTTACGAGCAAATTGCAATGGAGTCTGTAATGATGAACTTGTGGCTGCCTAGGCGTCTCATGGATGGCAAAAAAGCTGCTAGTGGCCCGGAGGGGCATCACCGTTGCGTCGGCTGCTCGTCCAGTCGGTTCTGTTTGCTCCCGTCCCCTCCGCCTTGGTTGCCTCGTCTCAGTCCTCTCCTCCTTGTGCTAAAAAATAGGATGGAGGAGTTGGGTACTAGCAACCAGCACTTACTATTGCTCTCATTAGAGAGATACGGTGCCCTCAACCTTTTCTCTTTATTTGTTGACATATGCTTGTGGAAGATATGTTTAGGTTTTTTTTCCACCCTTCACATTAGTTTTACTTAGCAAGATTAGACAAGATAAATTTTGCCAGAAGAAAAGAGACAATTTAGCTCCTCTCGAAAATAAGAAAATCCTTGCCCACCTTAATTCAAACTAAgtaaagaaccaaacatatttgCTGATACTCTAAACAAGACTAGGTAAAAGTGAGCAAAGAAACTAAATATATCCGTATCTTATTGTCTAGAGCAGGCCATAAGGCTTGAGaagcctttttctttttttttatagctCGGGAAATTTAACTAGTCAGCAGGATGAGTGGGCCCACTGTGCTAGCAGCGGCGGATCCATCGGGCTTGGTGCTCCATCCAAGTGCTCCAGAGTACTCATCCCCCAACTTTTGGGTATGAAAAACGAGAAGAGCCTACTACTACTACTTTACAATTCTGGATTCGTCACTGTAAGTTAGGACCGGAAGTCAGTGAAACAGTGGAAGGATAGGGGCTTGGTACCGCTTTCTTCGTACACGTACCACGGTCCTTTTGGTTAATCCCCAGAAAATAGAAGATTAGTGAACAAACTTgcggagaaaataaaaaaggataGGATATTAGTGGGAAAACTTGTGAGAAAACCACAGGTGACCACCAGATCCAAAAAATTGCGAAGCGAGCGGAATTACAATTTTAAAACTGGGGATTAACAATTCCGACGCCGAGCAGACGCAAACGACGATGGATTTGGCGAATTCGAATGCGGATGCCGGAATGGAAATAGTGCTAAGGAGGCAGGGTAATTAATTGACCTGACCACGCGAGGTTTCAAATTAGCGGGTGGTGATGATTGTACTTACGTCCGTCCGCGACGGCGTCATCTTCCGTGGAGGCAGCCTTCTGCTCCGACGAATCTCCGGAGGAACCTACCTCCGCGTCCAGCTCGTGGTCCACGGCGTGGTTGACGGCGCTGTCAGGCTCCTCGGCCGGTGCCGGATCCTGTGTCACGGGATCCTGGTCGTGCTCCGGCTCGGGCTCGGCAGGAAGGGCGGCGAGCTCGTCCATGTGCTCGTGGATAACCGTGGACGCGGCTTCCTCCTCGGAGTAGCAGCAGACGGACCCGGCGGCGCGAGCGTCCGCGAcgcggcggagctcggcggcgaCGTCGGCGACGGGGTAGAACTTCTGCATGTGGAGGACGGGGAACCAgttgaggcggcggcggtggagcgcGGCGAACACGGGCTCGTACTCGGCCCCGCCGCCGATCTGCGCCAGGTGCCCGCACAGCGCGTCGATCATCGCGTTCGCCGCCGCGAACTCGCCGCGGAACCACCCGATCACCGCGTCcctcgccgccacctccggcgccggcgcggcagcGGCGCCTACCGGCGACCCCGGCACGCCCGCCGCCGTCGTCATCGCTCCCGCGATCGCCAGCCTACGCCCCCACTCCAGCACTAACCTCCCTCACTCGCTCCTCAATTCCCttggcctcctctctctctccccacctccctctctctcgcagCTTTTGCAATGGCGTTGTTTCGACTCGACGTATTTGCCCTGGGAAACAGAGGAGGACGGTGTGGGGGCTGGCTCGCCCGGGGCGCTCCTATAAATACCTCGGCGAGTGCCCGTAGGCAACCCAAGAGGGTGACGTGGCTCCCATGGGGGCTTACCGGGCTCGGATCCGGCGACGAGGCTGCAGTGCGGTTAGTTAAAGGCCTATAGCCCTACAAGAAGACCGTCTCCGCCGCTGCGGTGGGGAGGATCGGACGGTTTGCTGCCTCGACTCGGACTACGGGGGCGCGTGTGGACCGCGCGCGCTACCGGCCGGGGCTGCGCGATTCCGAGGGTGGCAGCGTCATTCACCTCACCCGGTCACCGCGGCCTTGGGATGCGGCGCGGCCGGATCTTGCGGTTCACGGCAAGATGGGATGGCCACGCCCGTGCGTGGGCGCTTGGTCCGGCCGGCCGTTTCAGAGCTCCCGCACCCATGTCCGGTTTGCTCTGGTCTTGTTCGTGTAAGGCATTCACAATGCATTGATGGAAGCGACATCTCATTTCGTAggtatattaattttttaaaatatcaatACAATTTATAATATATGCACACACTCATATCATTACACGTACGAACTCACACATCGTTTTGATAGGTATATCGCCTATTactaaaaagaaaatttttTATTAGTGAGAGACACACGAAGTAAATATAGGATTTGATCCTGATAGGTGTATGGTACAACTACCTCAATTAATTATTCAAGGCGAAGCTCGATTCTCCCTAAGTATATCATTTTAGATTCCAAACGACGTAGACGAGAGTAATATAACAGAACTTAATGTTAAAGTAATAGATACGGCTATATGCGGCGGTAGCCATAGATATAACGGAATTTAATGTTGGAGCAACTATATCAAGATGCATGCTGCCAACCAAAGAAAATCTGAAAAATCTAATAGGACTGCAATGCAATGAATAACCTCATGAGCACCTTTGGATATAACCTAAAAATACCATGCATCAAAGCGGTTGTATCAGAGTGCTCCCGGTGTTCAACAGGCAGATCGGGGTTCGGATTAAGACGTGGTTAAACAGAGAAAATATATGCGTATTTCTCAACATGATCAACCTAAAGATTCCATACTGACGGCTCAAATTGTATGACACTGTAGTCTGATTGTGATCATTTACAACTTTTAGGACTGAACAAAATCGGAGGAAGTAGCAATCAGCCGATCAACAATGACGAATGGGCTAGAATGTTACCGGCTCAAGTTACCTTGCCTCTATGGAACAGCAGCACCAGTGGTCCAAGTACTACCTTTCTAGAGGGCCCATCTGAAAGGAACTTCCGAGAACATTTCAACAGCATGACTTCACCCGTCATTGAACTCGACTATCTAGATTAGCAAAGTTTTCTCTTCATAGTCTTGCCAATGCCATTGAATTCAAACCGTTCTCTAGATCCTTGGGATCTCAATTCTAAGGTGGTACTGTCATTGGCCAACATCAAAAATGTACTTATTGAACTACTAAACACATGCATCCTGTTGATCTCCATGTTCATTCCCTTTCTCAATTGACTAGAGCCTTGGAACTCGTGACTTTTGAACATGAAAATTACTGCAAGATTTGTAGGGGGAAAATGGTGATCTAGGATACCTTTTGATGACTCTCAAGTTGCCCTTCTCTGCACAGACTGTGAACGTCCTATATTAAGACAGTGCAATACAATATGGAATCAAGTTATGTTGCTCTCCTATTAGTTTGTGGTGATTTTAATATTTGGCACTGATTTGTTTCTGTTTAAATAAGGGTGTGCACATCTAGTGGTAGGTGGATGCGCTGCGTCTGTTCTGGAGTCCCCTTTTTGGGAAGCTTTTGCTGGAGAACACATCCACCGGATTATGTGGCATGTGATCAACGATTTGTACCATCTGACCTGTTTATGGCCGTACCTAGCGTGCATTATATGGCAGCCAGCCAATCATATGGCGTGCACATTAGGTGGTGCACGTTTGGGAGTTGTTTGGTGTGAAATTGATCACCCGGCACTAGAATTTGAAATAGAACTAGCTAGAGCGCTCGAAATTTCTCGTCAAATATTTAGcacataatgttttttttttgcttttactTAAAAATGCGACTATTGGTAGCTTTTTCGCCAAGATGGGATCCAACACCGAAATGCACCCTCTTATGTAACTGCATAGGCCACATTTTCTTTAGACCAACTACACTAGTCTGATTGGCGTGCCTACGTCACGTCCGTTTAATTTTGCTGTGTAAAggacgacaaaagaagactaaaaaattaatttcacaaattttgtacatttcaatatttatttataaaattattaatattaaacacattaaattaattatagaaaaacaataatacttttatgcatgcacatagttttaacctgtaggtgaaagtaatactaacctaaaaaaaattcatatttttttgagttttagatatttttctttgaattttagaatttttcagccgatttattaatgtaactaatattcattttgacatttttctagaaattcttgaaaaagaaaattacatatatatgtatatatacacacatatgtatatacatatacatatacatgtatacacatatacatacaaaaGGGCCCACTGCTACAATAGCAGGGGGCCTTGGGGCGCCGATTTCGCCACCGTTAGTATATAGTTTTGATACGTCAAATTTGGTATACTAATATATCAACCTATGTGTCTGTACGgatagaaatatttttagaaaatacataGATAACATAACTCTGTAAGATGCCTATGGTTTAGGATTTATAGGTGACTAATATATTGATCATATTTTTGTACTATATTTCTTCACTTAATTAGAGTCTTACGcaaagcttttttattttttttctcaggtTCACGATATTCATTAATATGTGTTTGATCATCTATGGTATTatatttcctttcttttttatttatctccGAACACCAAACATAATTGACAGAGAAACCTAAACTAATGTTTAGGTGAAAAGCATATGAAATGTTGCAAGGCAACAATACTTTGAGTTAATTTTGTGATAATGGTAGATGTAGATAATTTAGAAGCAGgtattttagttattttttttataatgacaAAGGTGAGTAATTTAGAAGTAGATATTGAGGTACTCTGggctaatttttttcataaagaCAGATAGAAGCATGTATAAGAGTATTTTTgagctaattttttataatggtAAAGGTGAGTAATTTAggatttctctatttttctagtGCGTCTCATAAGAAGTAATGTGGAGGCTCCAATTAGTAATACTTTGATGGAAATTGAACTGTTTCCCCCGAAACTCCTCCGAGATTCTCTTGAATTTCGGCATCCCACCCAAAGGACCATAATAGGGATGGTGTAAATTCCGAATTCATCAAGTGTGAGAGGTTTAGCTTTTATGGAGTGGAAGTCCAACCAGTGCTTACGCTGGCGGCATCAATAAGGGCAAGGCTATTTCGAGTGCGTTATGGGGCCGAACGAGCGACACAGTCCGATAACTAAAGAATTTCCCTTTTCCGAAAGTTTTTCCCCTTTGTAAGTTTCTTTTCTTAGaaagttttctaaaaaaacttttCGGGCTTAAAACTTGCCCACAAGATTTGTTCATAAAACTAATAACAAAAAGTTGTCCACAAACTTATAGCAAAAGCTTATCCACAAAACTACTAACAAAACTTGTCCACAAAACTTATAATAAAAAGCGTGTCCGCAAAACTTGTAACAATAAATTCAGCacaaattttgaacaaaattcaCAACATAAATTTTTGTCCCCAAGTGGACCTCACCAAGCCCACCTGGGCCTCCCCATCAATAGGTCATCAAGCACGGGCACACATTTTCCCTCTTCCCTGTGCTGGAACGGTTGACCCTCTATGCTCTACGTTACGGCCTTCCCCTGATGGAACGGCCGGTGTTAGTGGCCGTATTAAAGTGTCATGTGCAACATGGCCAGATAATTAACTCGAGATCTAGACTTTCAGCAGGGCAAACCAATCTTTGCTACCACCATTAATCATACACCTGAACTCTGATCTGTAGCATTGCACTCACCAACAATGCGATTGGAAGGGAGATACGTCCCTACAACAATTTTAAAGAAGGAAGGAGCCGAACCCGGGTTGGCTAACTCATCATCTGTGATGGTAGCCACTTTCACTGACAAGAACAGCCTGCTGCGGTCATACAAGAACCACGTAGCTTTGATCTGGTTAATTTGAGTTTGAAAATGCAGGATCGTTATCAAAGAAATCGGCTGTGcaaacacaagcaagaacgatGTAATCAAATGCAGGGCAATGAGACGCTGATTGGTCGTGCTCTGCTTTGTTGGCCCTGGCCGTGACAATCTCCCCTCCATGACGCGATCTCGTCGGCGACACCTTTGCCTTTGTccatttgaaattttttagtcGTCGGCTAACGACCGGAGCTGCATAATTGGCTAGTTTATTGGGTCAGTATGCACAAGTTTGTCTTTTCGTTCAAAATTCAATTCCAAAGACAGGCAGTGGGGATATCTTACTCTAAGTATCCTGATGAATGCTCTTTATTTTGTCCAATGGGAGCCCATAATGCTCGTTATCAAAtctttcacaaaaaaaatgCTCGTTATCAAATGCTCTTGATTGAATTTTCAAACATTTAGAATGGTCCACGCGTTGAGCTGACAGcctttctccattttctttttctgggCTTGCGTCTGTATATATACTTGATAGTTTGCAGCAGTTTATAGTATTCCAGAAAATGATGTGCTACCTTATAGTACACATTTTAGGGCAGTTtctattccttttttttcccacGGAAAGggatctattatattattaattgaGGGGAAAGGAGCCATCATATTTGTTCTCAAAGTCAcgaaattatcatatta
This genomic interval carries:
- the LOC133883958 gene encoding RNA demethylase ALKBH10B isoform X1, with translation MTTAAGVPGSPVGAAAAPAPEVAARDAVIGWFRGEFAAANAMIDALCGHLAQIGGGAEYEPVFAALHRRRLNWFPVLHMQKFYPVADVAAELRRVADARAAGSVCCYSEEEAASTVIHEHMDELAALPAEPEPEHDQDPVTQDPAPAEEPDSAVNHAVDHELDAEVGSSGDSSEQKAASTEDDAVADGPDHTDQGSQGEHSLPESYPICSDHEECIARPERIKIQKGFMAKESVKGHMVNVVKGLKIYEDVFTTSEIMKVADFINEIRQAGRNGELSGETFIFFNKQVKGNKREIIQLGVPLFQPTTEEANCHIEPIPLVLQAVIDHLVLWRLIPESRKPNSVFINFFDEDEHSQPYFKPPHLDNPISTLLLSETTMAFGRSLVTDSNGNYKGPLTLSLKQGSLLVMRGNSADMARHVVCPSSNRRVSITFARVRPSTPVDLSPLPSPTKAMTPWQPQPAPAAHVGMAQKPPGSGAIVGYAPAPQAVLAPAAWGMAVRAPVMMVAAAPARPMVMASFGAGAGGNISKRMGRSGTGVFLPWTVGPKRYNKHLPPRIQKRRFSAMMSPTIEAQG
- the LOC133883958 gene encoding RNA demethylase ALKBH10B isoform X2, translated to MTTAAGVPGSPVGAAAAPAPEVAARDAVIGWFRGEFAAANAMIDALCGHLAQIGGGAEYEPVFAALHRRRLNWFPVLHMQKFYPVADVAAELRRVADARAAGSVCCYSEEEAASTVIHEHMDELAALPAEPEPEHDQDPVTQDPAPAEEPDSAVNHAVDHELDAEVGSSGDSSEQKAASTEDDAVADGHHTDQGSQGEHSLPESYPICSDHEECIARPERIKIQKGFMAKESVKGHMVNVVKGLKIYEDVFTTSEIMKVADFINEIRQAGRNGELSGETFIFFNKQVKGNKREIIQLGVPLFQPTTEEANCHIEPIPLVLQAVIDHLVLWRLIPESRKPNSVFINFFDEDEHSQPYFKPPHLDNPISTLLLSETTMAFGRSLVTDSNGNYKGPLTLSLKQGSLLVMRGNSADMARHVVCPSSNRRVSITFARVRPSTPVDLSPLPSPTKAMTPWQPQPAPAAHVGMAQKPPGSGAIVGYAPAPQAVLAPAAWGMAVRAPVMMVAAAPARPMVMASFGAGAGGNISKRMGRSGTGVFLPWTVGPKRYNKHLPPRIQKRRFSAMMSPTIEAQG